actaagcaaataaagttTTCTCACATACttacgcaatgcacacctctcggtggattgctccatgcttcatatctctaatccacatgaccaagtatgcaatacccaagtaaTCCCACCAactgttgcaatgaaagtaaagatgccaagcaagaagatggaggtggagttgaaggaaacagagaaatgcattgaaaacaagttgtattaattccttaattccaaaatgttatacaatacaatattcaaaataaagggaaaaggaatgaccagctggaagcaaagactttgcttccagcggatgtgtgtcaaggctaccgatggtgccatggatgggcgagaagctaactctctcaagatctaactccagtcgaaggctccggtcatcacttggaatggatgaaggaggtgaagaactctcagccatcttcttaGGCATTGTCAgaatcacaaggatccgccataGACGAACCTCAggtgaaaaccttggatgatttgaagttcaacacatcggcttctatttatagagcttggatcaccgacaacattaattggactgctctgaatctgacattCGGCACGtcagtccttttctgaacctctgctactaacggcgcggtaggtgaaatgtcaacatcaactttggattttctcgaggtagatgcgttgatgcgttcattctacCTGCCTTGCGTCGATCCCGTTAGAATGCGTTGTTATGTAGCCACAGTCATTCAATggtcgcattcgcttaataccgcaactctacatgatgaccgcaatcgcttgccGAGCGCAATCCCTATGCAATGGTCCGGTTTTCGCGTTTGCATtaatttcctgcattggctacaaagatagaacattgaaagcacaattaacgcaaaataTTGGGTTAGTTGAGATTCGTCATGCTGATTAGTGCAAACAGCTTTTCTCGTGAATTTCTAGCatgatcgacgcaatttctACCTCAtgaccttcataattctaagtaaaagtcctaagatgacatgcatttctacatgtcatcaaaggccaccctttggattttcactccgagaatactgagggctccgagtggtggtgttgtctCTGTTTCCTGTTGTCTGAGTGAAGCTGTTCATGTAGATGACCGATGTGTTGTTGGACGATTACTTACTAGTTTAGTGAGTGTGAGAGGTCGTTcgtagagagagtgagattacaAGTGACGAAAATTCTTCAACTGatatgttctctcaatcttttgtttatttatcctttaagcatgccagtaatttagcgttgtgaatgcatatctgtatgtgtaTATGTAGAAATTCTGTCACAACGAATTGGAAaaatccgcttccactcataggtactcttgtacaAGGGTTCCTTTAATATTTATTCTcatggagttttagtccaagtgagagattgttgggaatgtcctagaactcgcataTCGTAAATtttgttaaacattctatttatcaataaaatattattgagtattttattcaataaagttgttgagtttgcattttattatgaaaatccaataaacatatccatggctatagtatgaatactttaactttatatagtgacataaacaggatcaagttaatagtatatagcctaaatagtctatacgtatatggatgaaattgggtatctcatcctggtaacactattggatgcgactcattttgtataggtaatacaaatgatgtgatccatagatcattcatgtaaagacatatgagtgggggcatcctatgcaatgagtttgcataaagactagaccacgaaagagtcacttttctttataatgaccgtttacggttaaaactgactatttcttactaaagtaacctaggataactcgatcttaatcctgagctagctatggactcctatttattcgggattgtcctttgatctgcatggatgagagtagttcaacaacactgctcaataagccttccattttggggataagaccggatagatagctagggacatagccctgcgagatggaattcactcctacccgttttaagGTTActagataggttattctctgaagtgttgattccaagtctttaacaatcggggccccgccttctcatgatacagaggacatgattcataagtagtactatgaatcaattgttcattagaaggtccgtgggaacttaaggaacaagatggatttataggggtaaaacaataattttgacccagctgtacgaataacctgtgaatgatcgactaaTTGATTATGGTTTAAATGGACAAAAATagatctacagtgaggggagtgcaactatcaagctatagtggtgtaccttgatagttaacgagtaataattaattcggtttaaagagattaacgaattaattacaaatcattggagctcatgatctgtaggtccattaggtttctctactagctcataaattggaattACAAAGTgtccaaattcaattttagggctttcaattgattgtatatgatacaattaaaaacgtttaatttagtttaaattaaatggaattgaagaatcaattaatatttaaattatgatttaaataagaAACTGAATCATATGGGTGGAAttgttgttttattaatttaatattaagatattaaattaattttatattaattaaaaggtttaattaaaataaaattagttttatatagattaattttataaaaataaaatttaaataaaatagttttatttaaaataaaaatcaattttagaaaaattgattataaaactaaattaaagagaaagtggatttttccaattctggaaaaatccactatctcTTTAAGTGATAAATCATCAAATtccatcaaatatttcattaataCTCCAAGTAGGAGCTGCCTTCCATGCAACCTTACTATCCTGCATGATTTCAGTGTATATATACAAGTTTCATACAGAAAGATTGGATGGAATTCTGAGTTTACTTACTGAAGTGCTAGagaattgaaaaccctaaaaaacCAACCTAAATTCATCctcaattcaacttgatttaagtATTTCCACCACAAattccttcttgagcatagtgaagaagatcttggtggtggtctTCTTGAAGAATGAAGCTCAATCTTGGTGAAATTTTGCAGAATTCGTGGAATAGATCTTCTGAATTCTTctgttgcatgttatattactcctttCAAATATTAGTCATGCTTGGGATGATTTTAGGTGTGGCGTATAACCTTTGGCTATATAATCGTGTGGTTTCTGGAAATTTAAAACCCGATTTCCTCCATAAATTCTCCGATCCAAATGGCAGAGAAGTTTCCATATTTATACCTTTTCTTGTTGGAGGGGCGTCTGCCCATTGAATTACCAAAGAAAAagaactgactaaactctttaatcacattatccacaatctgttaactgccaggcactccactaaagaccgacagctgcattctttgcactacagatatatttctgtgtccattggatacaaccaatcaacagtacgatgaccctttacaaattgctcataagtacagctgggccaaattaaccttttttcccttgtagtgcgaagagtgcaacttttggtctttagtagagtgcccgacagttaacggatggtgaataatttaattaaagaagtttaattaattattcacttaccgttggagcttcaggctacaggttcatgaggtccccacTGTAGCTCAATGGGAACTAACTAGAAtcttgggttaatttgaattttttaaattaattgagggaattaattatatgtgatataattaatttaatctaattatatatgatataattactataatgtattttgatacattatacatttgagaagaaataaatatttgaatatgattcatatattaattatatgaatttgattcacataattaaatcaatataaatgagctttatattaaatgtctttggtgagagaatagaaactataggttatattgtatttgatacaatatagaaactataggttatgtgttatatttgatataacatatagtttaatatatatgatatgataaggtagttttcatataaatatatattaaattgatttatgaaaataatttattttattttattttagtttaaaaatcatattgggagagagttgtaactctctcACTCTATTTTCTCTACGTAGTAGTGGGGAAGTAAAAAGAAGTAGTTCTTCTTGttccttgtatttttttttcccacaaAAGATAGATAGACATAAAAGTTTTGTGAGAAAATCTGAATATCATCTCTTCCTCTCATCTCTCTAAAAAATCCTCTTTTCCAAAATAGCtagagcccacaaaactcttggattctcatccaaaGAATACAGTGGTAATAttcgtggtggtgtcctcattgaCGGTTAGAGGGTTCGAGATTGTTTATGACAAGATTCGGAGAAAAAATCTCataaagaagagttcttcaagggtaaggtttcttaaaccctttttcttttatgtaatctctgttttaaagcatgctgcaatttttttttaaatgcataatctgtatgtttttgttgtaaaatttatgttctgTGAATTTTGGGTATTTGATCTGATCCTATGCTTCTGCTCAATGTCCTTCACCGGTTCCTTCATACCCTAGATTAGGTGAACcatatctcgtagacccatgATCTCCAGGTggccctaaaaaactttagccatgagagcctttataaatgCATCAGCAACGTTCTGTTCCGAGGTAGTTTGTGTGACAGTCACATCTCCCTATTacacaatctctctgatgaaatgatacttgCACTCAATATGCTTTCCTTGTTTGTGACTATGTGGCTCCCTGAGAATGAATTTAACCACTGTTTAATGATTTAATTTGGggttggattgatatctactgaccaCTTCCATTGCATGGCAAATATCAGGCCTAGTACATAGCATGACATACATAAAGCTACCTACTgcagatgcataaggaattagtcttatctcctcaacctcttaagctATCGTAGGACAATGTTCCTTAGACGGtataattccatgcctaaaaggtaataaaccttctTGAAATTCTACATCGAttatttgacaagcattttgttaATATACGATGTTTGAGACAAGGTTAGCATTTTGTTATTATGATCTCTTATGATTTGGATCCTTAGAACATACTGTGTTtcatccaaatctttcatttggaattgagcaaTTAATCATTCCTTGATTTTCTTACGTTAGGGCTTAACTCTAGGtagttttggtttttgaatCTTACCCCAAATGCTTTAAATGACATGACATATATTAGTGAAGATAGTGACGTTATACACCTACTAAGATATCAAGACTTCTAACTCGTGTATGGTTTAGTTTGTATTCTctataatattttcaaataaagatattattaagATATTCGATTTTCAGTtgatatataaatcaaagggcCAGACATTAATAtcgaaatttaatagatatctTCGATATCTAGTACGTTTGCATATATActcatcaaataaaaaaatatataataattttgttatcaataatataaatatgagcACTTAACAATATGATTTAGATTAACAAACACTTTGTGTCTAAACTTTCattaaagtaataatttagttcatgtacttttaaattcataacaatttagtccctaaactttagtAAGTAACGATTTGATCTTTatacattaaaatttttaaagattTAGTTCTTAcagtaaaaaaaatcacaaaaagtAAGTGACAGTTACATATAACTCAATCTTTATATAGttcataaataattttgattccCTATTAGTGTATCAATCTACACGTGTAAAGAATTTCATTAAATCATACTAATATTGTTCACATTAGGAACTAAATCTTATAAAAGTTCAGGGAcctaaaatgtttttttaacatAAGATTTATAATTTATCTAGAGTGCTAAAgagattaattattaatttaaatagtttttataaattatttgacTTACATAAATATCTGTCGATGTTGATATTTTATCTATTCGTAGAATTAAAACTTCACATTGGATATTTTAATTAACTATGTCATGATACCCCCTACCaacaataatttatatattattactttttacTAAATCAAGAGTTTGCTCCTATATTATTATAGGTCAACTGCTCTTTTTCTCAACCACACAACTAATGGACACCAACTATTCTTAATTGCAACCTCTGACCAtggaaacaatttttttttaaggtaccaaatatatattttaatcataagaaataaaatattaaaagaaaataaatataaggatatatatttataagtaACAAGTCTCTTATGACAATCAATTAAAGCTCATGTGGGCTACCAAGATATTCAAAACTCTAGAGAGAGATGAAGATGGATCTCTAACATGGGAGGGAAATGGATTTTCCaagaaattttattattaaagtgGATTAGATCTATGTGATAATTTTACGTTATTTACGTTATTAGATATATGAGagattaattacaaaatatatattaaacttattaaaataattatgattaaattacaaaagTTTAGTCCATTTTTAGATTAGATTTTGTCTTGAATAAGTTTTTCAACCGTAAAAGTATCTAATAAGcgtttcaatttcaattttatatttattaatttctttatttgttttagcTTTTTTCTAATTAAGTCTattaaaaatagaagaaaattatattaaacatttttaaaagtttagccACTTGTTTGAACTAGATTAAAAGTTATAGTGaaactaataattatttaaaagcatatatatttcaaaacaatattataatatattatatatatatatatatatatatgcaaaacaaattatattaagGACTATCATATTATGCTTTCATACCTTTCCCCCACTAAATTCCACCGGTCTTTAACTATTAATACACTAACTTTGTCTCAATAATCTATCAATTGAGATGAAGAGGAGGGAAGATATCTAGTATTACTGTAACATAGAAAATTTTCCATACTACCTCATTCGTTGCTTTCTATAAAAGAAAGTATATAGTATTATATGTAGTTAGCAGTGTTCAAATAATTCGACAATCCGGATAATCCAACTCAAAATATAAGAAATGGGTTGGTTTAATTCTGTTTTTGGGTTTAGTTGGGTTAagctttttctatttttatctaattgagttgggttggagattggttaaaaaaatTGAGTTGACCCAATTCCACcgcattatatatatatatatatatatattatatatatatatatattatatatatattatatttctctttatttaaaatttgattactttatattgattaatttgtgaacTTTATATTACACTTTTAGGATTGTTATGatgtttatctttgtttaaagtttgtaataaattaaatagatatttggtatttaatatctaaattttatgaaattttaattattagtcatgtgttgtaaatatttatatatttttaattaaaaaaaaaattataatttggcAATCCaattcaacccaaattttaagggttgggatGGAGATTCTATTGAGATTGTTTGAGTTGTCATTTCAGCCAATCCAAATTTTCGAATTGATCCAAAAAATACAATCAACTCAACTATGTACCCATTCTTTTTATCATAATAATATCTCTATTTATTGTTGGTCATAAAAAGAAGTATTTAAGAATTGTTTGGgagatgaaataaaaataatgtatacaaataaaatttttaaaatatagtggAAAATGTACATACTATCGTGGTACTACAAGTTTCGGCAAAGGGTACGGCAGATTAAGCGGCAAGAAGTTTAGAAAATGGTGCATTGGAATTTGCCATATTAAATTAGcaactatttatttatatgtaaaATTGTGTATATATAATGGAGACTAATGGGAAGTTTGGGTAATTTGGTTCTAATTTCTTCATTCATTTTCACATTCTTTAGTGTCTCTGTTTCTTCAGCACCTCCTCCTACTTATCACTATCTTGATGGTAAGCCTAAAATCACTCTCTTTGTTATTTTCTACTGTTGATTAAACAGAAAATTttgtatatgttttatttttatttttgttcttttaaaaCAATTCTTGAATAGTTATGACAGTCTTATTCTAACACAATCTtcttttatgtttgtttttttcattAGGTCTTCTCCCAAATGGTGACTTTGAAGCTCCACCACACaaatcaaacttaaacaaaACTGTGATTTTAGGCAAATACTCCCTCCCAAAATGGGAAATCAATGGACACGTTGAATATGTGTCAGGTGGGCCCCAACCAGGTGGATTCTACTTTCCAATTCCTCGTAGGGCCCATGCCGTGAGGTTAGGAAATGAGGCTTCAATCTCACAGAAGGTGAGATTAAGATGGCGTTCCATTTATACACTGTCATTTGGGGCCACAAGGACCTGCGCACAAGATGAAGTGTTGAGAATTGAAGTTGGAGGTCAATCAGCTAACCTTTCTATTCAGACTCTGTATAGTAATGGAGGCGATACTTATGCCTTCACTTTTAGGGCTAATAGGAATGTTGTGAAGGTAACTTTTCATAACCCTGGTATTCAAGAAAATCCCGCTTGTGGTCCCCTCTTGGATCTCATTTTCATCAAGGAGATGTTACCTCTACGTCGTCTTCCTGGTAAGATAGCTTTAACTCCTCATTAGTAAAGTAAAGGTTTGTACTCACTTATCAACCTCAGTATAACTCAACTAACTATATGAAAACCGAAAAACCTGCATTAAATCGACCAACAGTACTCGTCCTTTCGAGTTGAAACTGATCGGTTTGACAGTTTTGATTGAAATCATACAGTACTGAATTTTTTTTGTCGGGTTTGGGTTACacgaaaataaataaataaataaaatgacaaACCAAATCAAccaatattatataaaataatcatcGATGATATTTTTGAATAGGGTTTCCACCTGGTTGGTTACTAGGGGGTGCCTATATACTCGAGATGGTGAGTTCGACATTGGGAGAGTGTTGGATTTTATTATGTGAATACCTTCATTAGGTAAAGAATAGAACCGGGCAAACCACCAGAGAAAGTGGTGTTTGAACGATGCGGTTTCTCTTTGTTTTTATAAACTATGTTTTGTTAAGCTAATGATCTGAGTACAATTATATTTTGGTCCATTTGATTTCTAAAGAttggtcaaattttgaaaatggtcTCTACCAGATGCATTTTCTAATCAAATGGTACCTAAATATTTTGTTTGTCCAAGTTACTTAATCTAGGGATATTTGTGTTTGCAGGTAACCTTTTGTTGAATGGAAACTTTGAAGTTGGACCTCATGTGATAAAGAGCTTCAACAATGGAATACTCCTTCCTCCATTGCAAACTGATCACATTTCCCCACTTCCAGGATGGATCATTGAGTCCCTTAAGCCTATAAAATACATTGACAGAGGCCATTTCTTTGTTCCTTCAGGGAATGCAGCCATTGAATTGGTTGCAGGAAGAGAAAGTGCCATTGCCCAAATAATCCGAACAGTTCCCAAAAAGTTTTATAATCTAACCTTCACCATTGGAGATGCCAGAAATGGATGCCATGGCTCCATGGATGTCCAAGCTTTTGCTGCTCAACAAGCCATCAAAGTTCCTTTCATATCTAGAGGGTTTGGAAGGTCCAAAACTGCAAGTTTGAAGTTCCAAGCAGTTTCGGTTAGAACAAGGATTACATTTTACAGTGCTTATTATCACACCAAACTTCATGACTTTGGCCATTTGTGTGGCCCTGTTTTGGACAATGTTATAGTTGTTCCAGCCTAGATCTTAGGCTCCCAAATAATACTCATATATATCAAACAGTTGCTTTAGAAGTTGGATTGTTTAACAAAAATGTTGTCCATTGTTCTAAACCACAATTAGTGGAAAGCATGTTTTGGCTACGTTTTCTTTAGAAGTTGTTTCTTCTTTGTATGATGGAAGACTTGTTTCTACACAGAACTGAGAATTCTTGTTCTTCTTTCACATTACAAACTCAAGCTAACTAAGATTAAATTGTGAACATATTATAAAATCTTCAAACTGATGTATAAGAAAATAACCCATAATCACAAGGGGGTCAATGACATGTTACCATGTTTATGGTACAAGATTATAGCTATATCACGGGactgaattaatcaatgatATGGGAGATTCTAAAATGAAGCTAAGATCTATACTTCAAAGCTATATGTTTCGTATGAAGCTTTAATCAATTCTAGTATCCTATGTTACTCTACGATACTTAATTTTGCTTACAAAGCATGCCTAATCAAAACTTCCCAATCAATTGGGATTTGCCTGAGAATCTATACGGCTCAGACAATAAATGAACGGATCATTAACTCAAAGTTTGTCAAGCAATCTGCAAAAAAGGGAAATGGAAAGCAAAGAAACATATTCAATTTTCCCAAAAAATTCTGGGCAGTGTATCTGTGAAAACTAATAATGGGTTTTATTTGGACTTTCTTGCTTTGAAGCCATCAATTAGAGAGGAAACTGCAGGGCGTTGAGAGTGGTTGTACCTTGTACATATAGGGATCTTGACGCCCACCTGTTCCGGATCTTTTGATCTCTTCAAGTTTCAAAAGCCTGCCAAAAGAAGGTGAAACAAAACccaaatcaattttattaaacataaaactgATACTAATAACCTTCAAAATATGGATCTATTCATTGCCTAATATTTGAACGCACATATGAAAGTATTGATTAAATTCATTCCCAATTTCTATCTTTAAACCTTATGCATTATAAATTGTGATGAGAGGTGAGATTAATCCGAGGGCATAGATGATCCTACCGTGTACAGTAAATGTGAGAGAATTGGAAGGCACTGGATAAAAGCATGACTTTAGAGCCAACGTGGTGAGGAGTTGGGAGAGAGAATAATGAATTACTAATTACATTCTGAGAGCCTTGCTTGTGTCAGGGCTGTCTCCAATCACTTGCCGTATCTTCACCTCAGACGAACAGCCACCGGAGAGGTAACTCAGAATGGCTTCCGCACGCCGTCGCATATGAGCCGATGCCACCTGCTTTTTCCTCCACGCGTGACGGATCATTTCTAACTTCTTCTCTGCTCGTGCAACCAGGCGATGGATCGGCGCTCTTGTGACCACGCTTGAGCTGCTTGACAAACAAGAAGTTGTCTCCGAGGACGCCGAGTCTGAAGATAAGGTAACATCGTCTGTAGAACTGAGATTCCACTTCTCGGAAATCCGTATTATCTTAGAACGACTCTTTCTCACGACCTGTGAGGAATTGGTTAGACTTTGAAGAGTTATATACACTCAAAATCAACAATGAATTCACTAATCAGAAACTAAACGCTTCTTCATTGATCGAAGTATTGAGACTCGGAATCCATGTAATTGAAATTCAGTGACAGATAGGTAAGTAATCAGGAGGAGGAAGTAGAGTTTTCAAGATTCTGATCAGATTGAAGTTCATACCGAAGAAGAAACAACAAGGATCCGATAGCCAAACATTGGTAATAAAAGGAAATAATAAGCCAAGCATAATCGAACACAAACTAAAGTCGGCTACGAGTCTCAGTAACAGAATACGATTAACTTCAACTCATCCAGCAGAAACtaattcaaatgaaaaaaaaaatcctaaacaCCGAACCAAATCAATAGTTCCTTTACTCAAACCAAGGCATAAGGATCGCACACAGCAGAGAATGCGAAAACAAAAACAGAGCGTAAAATACATAACAAACAAACAAcgtaaaagaaagagagagtaaATAAAAGAGGTAAGAGCGAGAACCATTACAGTAAGCTTTAGCTCATCGAGACAAGGCGGAGTAGAAAACAACAACGGTTCCTTCGCTCGAGTCTCGGACGATTCATTTGATACAGTGAGTATGGAAGAGGAAGAGTTGGAATAATCACAAAACGGCGAAATCTCCGTGGAGCATTTTCCTCCAATAACGTTGTTCTCAAACAGCCATTTATCTTGAGAATTCGGCCTACACAGCCAAGAAAACACAGAAACAGAGGTTGAAAGCAAAACATAAAAAAGACGATCAGATAGAATCATACAACAGAAGATTAGGaaatgagagagaaagaagaatcGGAAGACGATTGAATATCTTACGTAGGTGGAGGAGAGGGCGGAGGAGGCGGCGGAAGAGGCGGCGGAGTGGAGAGGAGGAGCAGAGCAGAAGCAACGGTGCGTTCAAGAGGGGAAGGGAATTGCGCCATTGATAATGAATAACGACTTAGTGGCGGGAGTCTcactttttttgaaattttttcactctctcctctctctttctttctttcatttctacattttatatgcttttttttttttctcggcGAATTGGAAATTtgtttgaataataataatatagaataaaataatcatataaatataattccTATTTCATGCAACAAAATTTTATCGTTTaatctttgtatttttaaattgatgTAATATATTCTTAAATTTATAGATGTCTCTTATTGATTATTTACATCTTCGTTTGCAATTATATCACACAAATAGAATGTAAACATGAtgttattttagttcatttacTATTAGTTGATTTTTTAGGTGTTCAATTTGTTTAGATTTATTGTGGATGTACATTATCAATAATATGGAAGTACTATATGCATTATattgaagttttattttttctgtCTTTAATTATTTGCACATTCATTTGTTTATTAAACTTATCAATGACCATGTATCAATAGaattaaacaatatttgaaATTGTGATCAATAAGAGAAGTGAACGAAATCAACCATCTTCTGTGGAAGCA
The nucleotide sequence above comes from Benincasa hispida cultivar B227 chromosome 3, ASM972705v1, whole genome shotgun sequence. Encoded proteins:
- the LOC120073619 gene encoding uncharacterized protein LOC120073619 translates to MGSLGNLVLISSFIFTFFSVSVSSAPPPTYHYLDGLLPNGDFEAPPHKSNLNKTVILGKYSLPKWEINGHVEYVSGGPQPGGFYFPIPRRAHAVRLGNEASISQKVRLRWRSIYTLSFGATRTCAQDEVLRIEVGGQSANLSIQTLYSNGGDTYAFTFRANRNVVKVTFHNPGIQENPACGPLLDLIFIKEMLPLRRLPGNLLLNGNFEVGPHVIKSFNNGILLPPLQTDHISPLPGWIIESLKPIKYIDRGHFFVPSGNAAIELVAGRESAIAQIIRTVPKKFYNLTFTIGDARNGCHGSMDVQAFAAQQAIKVPFISRGFGRSKTASLKFQAVSVRTRITFYSAYYHTKLHDFGHLCGPVLDNVIVVPA
- the LOC120073620 gene encoding uncharacterized protein LOC120073620, whose translation is MAQFPSPLERTVASALLLLSTPPPLPPPPPPSPPPTPNSQDKWLFENNVIGGKCSTEISPFCDYSNSSSSILTVSNESSETRAKEPLLFSTPPCLDELKLTVVRKSRSKIIRISEKWNLSSTDDVTLSSDSASSETTSCLSSSSSVVTRAPIHRLVARAEKKLEMIRHAWRKKQVASAHMRRRAEAILSYLSGGCSSEVKIRQVIGDSPDTSKALRMLLKLEEIKRSGTGGRQDPYMYKIA